A region of Salvia splendens isolate huo1 chromosome 17, SspV2, whole genome shotgun sequence DNA encodes the following proteins:
- the LOC121774994 gene encoding protein CROWDED NUCLEI 4-like: MATPASRSEKLSVTPRSAVTIGVTPNSGSSGVLKTPLSDETIWKRLKEAGFDEDSIKRRDKAALIAYIAKLEAEVYEHQHHMGLLIMERNEWHSKYDEAKSIADSAELNYKRERASHVSNMAGARKQEDSLRKALGIEKECVKNIEKTLHEMRAEYAEVKVASDSKFAEARNMVEDALKKLTEAEEKKRAAESLEAEATRCHRTAERKLHEVEEREDDLRRRIVSSKSDFEAKQKEIHLERQSLSERQKVMQQTQERLLDAQALLNQREEYVLDKTKELKRLERELGELKLSISQERMSLNEEKISLELKASTLSAREEAVIKRECDLLKKEEEALLMQAKITSKESDNNQQVMSNQEAALAIRNSAFEAEAETKRKFLEEEINTKRRAWELRELDISQREDFISEKERELGAASKRLEEKEKEVEERLSLVEEKQKNLCTLEEDLEVKKCSLKQEKEEIHQMKLDLKKSSDLLEERKKHISDAEENMEAMRTERNELLELELRLKEEIDNISVQKQEHEAEADRLKAEKAKFESEWELIDEKREQLVKEAECIAEERSSVSKFLNDERESLKAEKDELRDQYKRDLESLSHDRESFMKELENERSEWFSKMQKERDDFLRDIEMQKKELNNTIEKRCEEIENYLAERAKEFEEEKKKELQHINSLKERVGKELEHVDSEMKRLGDERREINRDREKRDQEWAELNSSIEELKVQREKLENQRELLRADREGIISQIETLKGLEVLKERLDSISVLEMQSNLQSKNQKTSTKRFVSQPKEMVSDQNGIVSNGSGRKESDKSSSPLSAPLSWLKRCADTILEPRHSNKKYKKEKDMTDHGSEDMTPCLPQKYSNSSKVNHIVEPFDQTPVGTETTVYIDKVVTIEQVTKFDIERLTGSSEDAGVDEKVEKNGDVE, translated from the exons ATGGCGACTCCGGCTTCGCGGTCGGAAAAATTGTCGGTGACGCCGCGGAGCGCCGTAACAATTGGAGTGACTCCGAATTCTGGTTCGTCTGGGGTTTTGAAAACTCCATTGAGCGACGAAACCATTTGGAAGCGTCTCAAAGAAGCAGGTTTTGATGAAGATTCGATTAAACGGAGAGATAAGGCGGCACTCATTGCTTATATTGCTAAATTAGAAGCTGAG GTATATGAACACCAACATCACATGGGTCTACTCATAATGGAAAGAAACGAATGGCATTCAAAGTATGATGAAGCTAAATCGATTGCTGACTCAGCTGAGCTGAATTATAAGCGTGAACGGGCTTCCCATGTCTCCAATATGGCTGGTGCTAGAAAACAAGAAGATAGTCTCAGGAAAGCTCTTGGAATCGAGAAAGAATGCGTTAAGAAT ATTGAGAAGACCTTGCATGAAATGCGTGCTGAGTATGCAGAGGTGAAGGTGGCATCTGATAGTAAATTTGCAGAAGCAAGAAATATGGTGGAAGATGCCTTGAAGAAGTTAACAGAGGCCGAGGAGAAAAAGCGCGCAGCAGAGTCACTTGAAGCAGAAGCGACTCGGTGTCATCGAACTGCCGAAAGAAAGCTGCATGAAGTTGAAGAACGTGAAGATGACTTACGGAGACGCATTGTGTCATCTAAGTCTGA TTTTGAAGCTAAACAGAAAGAAATTCACCTTGAGAGGCAATCCCTATCTGAAAGGCAAAAAGTTATGCAGCAAACGCAAGAGAGGTTACTGGATGCACAAGCTTTGCTGAACCAGAGAGAAGAATATGTTTTAGATAAAACCAAAGAGTTGAAGAGATTAGAGAGGGAGCTTGGTGAATTAAAGTTAAGCATTTCCCAAGAGCGTATGTCcttaaatgaagaaaaaatctCTCTTGAGCTAAAAGCGAGTACCTTATCAGCAAGAGAGGAG GCTGTTATCAAAAGAGAATGTGATCTTCTCAAGAAGGAGGAAGAGGCACTTCTGATGCAAGCTAAAATTACGAGCAAAGAATCT GATAATAATCAACAAGTAATGTCTAATCAAGAAGCAGCTTTGGCAATAAGGAATTCTGCTTTTGAGGCAGAAGCTGAAACGAAGCGCAAATTCTTAGAAGAGGAGATTAACACCAAGAGGCGGGCATGGGAATTAAGAGAACTTGACATCAGTCAACGTGAGGACTTCATCtcagaaaaagaaagagagttGGGTGCTGCATCAAAGCGCCTTgaagaaaaagagaaggaaGTAGAAGAGAGATTAAGTTTAGTTGAAGAGAAACAAAAGAATCTTTGCACCCTGGAAGAAGATTTGGAAGTAAAGAAATGTTCTCTCAAACAAGAGAAGGAAGAGATCCACCAGATGAAGCTTGATCTTAAGAAATCTTCTGATTTGCTggaggagaggaagaaacaCATCAGTGATGCAGAGGAGAACATGGAGGCAATGAGGACTGAAAGAAATGAATTACTTGAGCTAGAATTGAGACTAAAAGAAGAGATTGATAATATTAGTGTGCAGAAACAAGAACATGAGGCCGAGGCAGACCGCTTGAAAGCAGAGAAGGCAAAATTTGAATCTGAGTGGGAGCTAATTGATGAAAAAAGAGAACAGCTTGTAAAAGAAGCAGAGTGTATTGCTGAGGAGAGGTCAAGTGTCTCCAAATTTCTGAATGATGAGCGTGAAAGCTTGAAAGCAGAAAAAGATGAATTGAGGGACCAATATAAACGTGATCTTGAGTCACTCTCCCATGACCGGGAGTCATTCATGAAAGAACTTGAGAATGAACGTTCTGAGTGGTTTAGTAAGATGCAGAAAGAACGTGATGATTTCTTGCGGGATATTGAGATGCagaagaaggagttgaataACACTATTGAGAAGAGATGTGAAGAAATTGAGAATTATCTTGCAGAAAGAGCGAAGGAATTTgaggaagaaaaaaagaaagaacttCAACATATTAATTCTCTTAAAGAACGAGTAGGGAAGGAACTTGAACATGTAGACTCTGAAATGAAGAGGCTTGGCGATGAAAGAAGAGAGATAAATAGAGATCGTGAAAAGAGAGACCAAGAATGGGCTGAGCTAAATAGTTCAATAGAGGAGCTTAAGGTACAAAGAGAAAAATTGGAGAATCAAAGAGAGTTACTAAGAGCTGATAGAGAGGGCATCATTTCTCAGATTGAGACCTTGAAGGGGTTGGAGGTTTTAAAAGAAAGATTAGACTCTATTTCTGTACTTGAGATGCAATCCAACTTGCAGTCGAAGAATCAGAAAACTTCGACTAAAAGATTTGTGAGTCAACCGAAAGAAATGGTTTCAGATCAAAATGGGATAGTTAGTAACGGGTCTGGTAGAAAAGAGTCCGATAAGTCTTCTTCTCCCCTCTCTGCTCCTCTCTCATGGCTCAAACGATGTGCTGATACAATTCTTGAACCGAGACATAGTAACAAAAAGTATAAGAAAGAAAAGGATATGACAGATCATGGATCAGAAGATATGACTCCATG CTTGCCACAGAAGTACTCAAACTCATCTAAGGTCAATCATATTGTCGAACCATTTGATCAAACTCCAGTCGGCACAGAGACCACAGTCTATATTGATAAAGTTGTTACAATTGAACAAGTAACAAAATTTGACATTGAAAGGCTCACAGGAAGCAGTGAG GATGCTGGAGTTGATGAGAAAGTTGAGAAAAATGGTGATGTGGAGTAA